In the genome of Nocardioides sp. NBC_00368, the window GGGATTGGCGTGGTGGTCGCTGTGGCGCTGCAGGTGGTAGAGCAGCACGTTGGTCGCGATGTTGTTGGAGTTCCACGAGTGGCTGGGGTCGACGCGCTCGTAGCGCCGGCCGGTCTTCTGCCGCAGCATCCCGTAGTGCTCCATGTAGTTGATCACCTCGAGCAGCGAGAACCCGACCACTGCCTGGATCAGCAGGAACGGGATCACCACCGGCCCGAGCCACACGATCAGCGCACCCCAGAGCACCGCGGACATCAGCCAGGCGTTGAGTACGTCGTTGCCGATCCGGAACGGATGCTGGTCCCGGCGGGCGTACCTCTTCTTCTCCAGCCGCCAGGCGCTCTTCAGCGAGCCGGAGACCGTGCGCGGCCAGAAGGCGTAGAAGGACTCGCCGACCTTCGAGGAGGCCGGGTCCTCGGGGGTCGCGACGCGGACGTGGTGGCCGCGGTTGTGCTCGATGTAGAAGTGGCCGTAGAAGCTCTGCGCGAGCGCGATCTTGGACAGCCAGCGCTCCACGTCCTCGCGCTTGTGACCGAGCTCGTGGGCGGTGTTGATGCCGATGCCGCCGACGCAGCCGACCGAGATCGCGAGCCCGACCCGGTCGACCATGCTCAAGGTGTGACCGTCGAGGGCGCCATGGGCGGCGATGGCCATGCCGCCGATGAAGACGGCGTACTGCAGCGGGAGGTAGGAGTAGACGATCCAGCGGTAGTAGCGGTCGTTCTCCAGCGCCTCGATCATGTCGTCGGGCGGATTGGACTGGTCGAGCCCCGCGAACAGGTCGATCGCCGGCACCACGATGAGGATGATGATCGGTCCGGTCCACAGGAACGCGCCGATGTCGGTGAGATGCCAGCCCCCGATCGCGATGAACCCGAGAATCGGGACGACCAGGCCCAGCAGCCACAGATAGCGCTTCTTGTCGCGCCACTGCTCGGTCGAACCGTCCGGCACTGTGCTGTTGGCGGTCTCCATCGTCGGCCCCCTTGACAATTCAGGATGATCTGTCAAGTGTCGTACGTCACGTCGGTGGTTGTAAATAGGATGGCCGCATGACGACGAGCCTGCCCTTCGGCATCGACTTCGGCGGCACGGGCATCAAGGGTGCCCCGATCGACCTCGCGACCGGCGAGTTCGCCGAGGAACGCGTACGCATCCCGACCCCCGAACACTCCACTCCCGACGCCATCGCCGAGATCTTCGTGGACCTGCTCGCGCAGTTCCCGGACTACGACGGGAAGGTCGGCGTGACCGTCCCCGGCGTCGTACGCCACGGGGTGGTCCACTCGGCGGCCAACATCGACAAGTCGTGGATCGGCGCCGACGCGGACGCGATCTTCACCGCGGCCACCGGGCGCGACGTGCACGTGGTCAACGACGCCGACGCGGCCGGACTGGCCGAGGTCCGCTACGGCGCTGCCAAGGGCCGGCGCGGGCTGGTCATCATGACCACGCTCGGCACCGGCATCGGCTCGGCGCTCCTCTACGACGGCGTGCTCGTGCCCAACTCCGAGCTCGGCCACCTCGAGCTCGACGGCCACGACGCCGAGACCCGCGCCTCCAACGTCGCCCGCAAGCGCGAGGAGCTCTCCTGGAAGCACTGGGCCAAGCGGCTGCAGAAGTACTACCGCCACCTGGAGATGCTCTTCTCGCCCGACCTATTCCTGGTCGGCGGAGGGGTGTCGAAGGAAGCGGCGGAGTTCCTGCCGCTGCTCGAACTGGACACCGAGATCATCCCGGCGAAGCTGCTCAACACCGCCGGGGCCGTGGGGGCCGCGCTGTACGCCGAAGAGCTCGCCACCGACTGACGGCGGCGGCGCCTGCGGCGGACTGTGCGGCGGCGGACTGTGCGGCGGCGGACTGTGCGGCGGTGGACTGTGCGGCGGTGGGACCTGCGGCGGGAACCCCTGAGGCGGTAGGGCCTGCGGCGGCGGCTGGTGCTCCCAGGGAGCCCCGGCCCTCCGGGTCTGCTTCGCCTGCGCGAGGAAGGCCCTGCGCTCCGCCCGCCGACGCCGCGCCCTCGGGTTCCAGAACACCCGGAACACCGCGTACGCCCCGGCCACGAGCACGAGCAGGGCGACCAGTCCGGTGACCAGCGCCCAGTCGGCCCGGGCGCGGACGCCGGCCGCGGTGGTCGAGGCGTCCTCGAGATAGCCGTTGTTCAGGTCGGTCCGGGCGCTGGCCGCGCCCACGTCGAGCAACAGCACCAGCTCGCCGAGCTCGGTGAGCGGGTTCTGCATGCCCTCGACGTCGGCCGTCGCCTCCCCGACCTCGGTGATCACCTCGGCGGTGCGGGGAAGCGTCGTGGAGAGCTCACGGTAGAGGGCTTCCTCGTTGGCCCCCTCGTAGGCCTCCCTGGCCGCTGCGGGCACCGGCAGATCGGCCTTCTCGGCAGCCTCCTGGACTGCGGCGGCATCGGCGTTCGCCTCACCGATCAGACCCACGACGTCGTCCACGTCCTCGAAGGTCCACTCGGCCATGACCTCGCGGAGTCCCTGCGGCGGCAGCCACTCGCCGTTGACACGGTCGATCTCGGCGTACGTCTTGCGGGCCTCGGCCCTGGGCTCGAGCTGCTTGGCCTCGTTGCGGGTGAGCACCCAGGTCTTCAGCGGCTTCTCCGCAGAGGCGTCGGTGTCGTACCTCTGCACGATGTCGAGGAAGAAGCGCCAGTCGACCCGGCCTCGGGTGATCTCGTCGGCGGCGGCGTCGTAGCCGCTGCGGCCGTCGTAGACGTCGTCGATCACCCGGGTGAGCTGCTCGTCGGAGAGGTCCGCGAGCATGGCCGAGACCGCGGTGTAGGCGGCCGGATAGCCGTACGCATCGTTCTCCTGGCTCCACCCCTCGGCGTCCCAGGCCAGAAGAGGGAACGCGGCCTGGCTGCGGCGCTTCACCTTGTCGTACTTCTGCCCCTTGGCGCCGACGTTCTTCGTCGCACGCTGTGCGATGACCTCGGTCAGGCCCTCGCTCAGCCAGCGGCCGTTGACGATGTCGGGATTGATCCAGGCGTGGGTCATCTCGTGGTAGAGGATCGCGGTGTCCAGGTCCTCGGAGACGACGATCTCATCGGCGTCGGAGTCGAACCAGGCGTAGCCGACCGCCTCCGCCGAGCCGTCCTCACGGATCGTCTCCAGACCCCCGGGCCACTCGTTGCCGGTCAGCTCCTCCAGCACCGGCATGCCTTCGGTGACGCGCTTCTCGACGAAGTCGAGCCACTCCTTGTCCTCCGGGAAGCTCTGCAGCGACAGCTTCGTGTCGCCGATCTTGATCTTCTTCTCGTCGAAGGCCTTCGGGTCGCGGGCCGAGACACCGGCGTCGACGAAGTCGCCTTCGGAGTGCCAGGTCGTCGTCGTGCCCTTGGTCTGCTTGGTGAAGTCGCCCGAGGAGGCGGTGAACGTCATCGACTTCGGCAGCACCACGTCGACGGTCACCTGCCCGTCGTCACCGAGGCCGATCACGGGGAAGACGGCGTAGCCGTCACCGATCCGGATGTGGTTCTTCTTCGCCCGGATCGGCGCACCCTTCAGCTCGTAGGTCCAGGTGATCGTGCGCGACTTGCCGTAGTAGAGGTTCGGGAAGGACACCGTCACCACCTCGAGACCGGTGCCCTTGACCTTCTCGGTGCTCACCGGCAGGTTCGCCCCGTTGCTGGTCGCCCTGACCTTCTTCGCGCCCGCCGGGATCGGGATCGCGTGACCGGTCAGGAAGTAGTAGGTCGTGGCGGTGCTCGGCTGTTGGTTGGTGACCGTGACCTCGGCCTTCACCTTGACGGTCCTGGCCTTCTCGTCGAGCACATAGCGGGTGCGCGAGGACTCGCCGACGCCGTCGTCGGGCGCTGCGACCGCTGTCGGCGCGGTCATCATCAGCCCAGCACCCAGCAGCCCCAGCACGAGCAGACCCGCTGCCACGCGCCGGAGCCGACCTGCCAACTGACCGCTCTCCACCCCGGAACCTTAGAACGATGCCCCGCCGGGTACGACCTTTTTGGACCGCTCCCCGGACGGCCACGCGGGCATCACACCCAGGGCGTGCCCCACTTGTCGGCGTACGCGATCTCCTCGAGCGGACGCCGGACGCGCTCGCGCCGCTCGCGCTCGGCGTCGCGCGGGTCGACCTCGGCGGGATCGCCGTGGAGGCCCACCGCGATGCCGGTCATCACCTTCCACCAGTCCGGTACGCCGAAGGCCGCTGCCACGGCATCGTGATCGAACCCGGCGAACTGATGCGAGGAGAGACCCAGGGAGGCGGCCTGGACCGTGAGGTGTGCGGCAGCCTGACCGAGGTCGTAGTAGGAGTAGTCGGCCCACTTCGGGCCGTTGCCGTCCGGGTCCGCGCCGACCTGGGCGATGGCGACGACGACGGCCGAGGCTCGCGGCACCCAGCCGGAGTTGCCGCGGGAGAGGTGGGGCACGAAGGTCTGGTGCCCGGCCGACCCGCGGGGCAGGACCAGGAAGGACCACGGCTGGCTGTTGCCCGCACTCGGCGCCCACCGAACCGCCTCCAGCAGCAGCCTGATCTCGGCCTCGGCGAGCTCGTGGGCCGGGTCGAAGACACTCACCGACCAGCGGTCACGCAGGTGCTCGGTCAGGTCCTCGGCGCCGGGCTGGGGCGCGCGCTTCGCGACAGTCATGCATCCATTCTGCACAATTCTGGTGTACTTCCATCCGCCAGACCATCAGACGGCGCAGCGCCCGCTTGTGCGAGGAGTGTCGGTGCTCACGCCTACTGTCGGATCATGACCTCGCTCATGTCTCGCGTGCCGGAGCACGGCGGCCCACCGGAGCGACGCACCAGACTCGATCCGTCAGCCCTCATCGCCGCCGAAGACGTCGCGCCGCATCTGGATTCAGGCCGCAAAGGTAGGGCTCAGACCTACGTCGCGCGGACGTACCCCGTCCAAGAATCCTTTGCAAAAGGCCGCGAACAAAACACCTGGCCCCCTAACCTTGCTAAGGGTCGGGAGGTGGGCCATTGTCGGATCTATACAAGGTTGTCAAGCGAACCCACACCGATGCGATGGAGCAGTTGCAGGAAGGGTACGTCGCCTCAGTTGCAGCCACGGCGGGCGCAATCGCCGAGTTTCGAAAACGAGACATGCACAAGTACGACGTCGAACTATCGAGACAACCGGACGTCGGATTCGAAGAGGTTGCCGTACGTCTACAACTCAAGAGCACCACGACGATCCGCCCCCAACCGCACGAGACCCACATCAAGTTCCGTTTCAAAACACGCGAGGACTTCAACTCGCTTGCGATGCCACGAGACACCATCAAGCACATCCTCGTTGTGATGGTCGTCGGCGCCGACCAGCGCGCGTGGACCGAGGCTTCTCACGACGTCTTGTCCTTGCGCCATTGCTGCTACTGGATCAACCTAGAAGGACAGGTTGCTCCAGACGTTCCGAAGCAGCCTGTGGTTGAGGTCCCACGGTCCAACGTCTTCGACGCTTCGTCCGTGACAGCGATCCTTGACCGGATCGAGCAGGGACAGAAGCCATGAGTGAGTTCGAAACGGGTCTCGATCTGAGCGATGTCACGCCTCAGCGCGTCATCCGGCTACTGACTGATTCCGATTGGGTTCAGACCGGCGGACGATCCGGGCTCTACGCACGTTTCGCCGCGCGCCAAGCCGAGAACGGCCAACTTGGGCACAGCGTGGTCATACCGTTGAATCCCGAAGCCCCTGACTACCAGATGGTGCTCGTCGAAGCGATAGATGCGATCAAGGCGATCCGAACCGACGATGACGGGACCGACGTCGTGAATCGGATCCTCACAACACCTACGGATGAATTTTCCTTCGCCAAGGAGACCGCTGCACCGCCCGGCTGGATCCGGTGGGACGACGGAATGAGTCTCTTGGAGTCCGCGCGCGCCTTCCTTGCTTCCGGCGCCAAGTCGGCTCGCGAGCCCGCGAAGTACTTTGGCAATCGTTACGGCCAGTTCGCGAAGCGGTTCCTCGGCGAGGTCATGATGGGGCAGACAGCGGTTGGCAGCTACGTCGTGCGAGCGTACGTCCCGACATCGACAGTCGTTCCTATCCACGGAGGCGTCCCAGTCGAAGAGGCGGCTCTGTTCCCGGGGACCGATTCCGTCATCGGACGCGACGTGTCCCAAACCCTCCTCTCCACGCTCGAAGCCGCAACGGACGCGCTCGACTACTTTCGCGCGACTGAGTCCTTCGCAGCGTTCACGGAGGGTGACTACCCCATTTCTTACGAGGCTGTGCGCGCGCTACAAGCGATCGCCTCGAACGCTGACGAGTCGGCCGTTCGAGTCTCGTGGGAGCCGGATGCCCCCGAAACACCGGCACAGACATGGGCGTTTGAGTTCAGTCCAGATGCGGCGCCCGTTCTGGCACAAGCGGCCGTCAGATTGATGAGACCCGAGCCGCATCCAGAGACACCAGCCGAAGGGACTGTCCATCTCCTCACCCGCGCGGAAGAGAGTGGACCAGGCGTCATCGGAATCACAACTCTCACTGGCCATCCGGCTAATAAGGTCCGCGTGCAGTTACAGGGCAACGACTACCACCGTGCGGTGCTGGCTCATGATGAGGGCCAGATCGTCCACGTCGTAGGGAACCTGGAGAAGGAGGGCAATCTTTCCTGGCTCTACGACGCTCGGATCACAAGCATCAGTGCACCTGTGGACCCGGCGACACGGCCCGGCGCTCGTCGCGAGGATCCGGGCCTCTTCGAGTTGCCCGGACCGGCCGACGGGTGACGCAACTACCAGCTATGTCGCCCATCATCAGCTACAGCGCTGAACGCCTCGTGGAATTACTCAAGCCTGTCTGCGCATACGTCAAGTTGAGCCTGTGACAGCCACCCGGCGCGTGGGTCAGGCGAGGTAGCGGCCGGGGCGGTGGTTGAACGCCAGGATGATGTTGAGGACGACCGCACCGAGGGCGGAGAGCAGCACGGTCGCGGGCGAGACGACGACGAGCGCGAGCAGGATGACGCCGAGGTCGAGGCCCATCTGGACGTACCCGGCGCGCAGGTTGAGCCGCTCCTGGAGCACCAGGGCGAGGATGTTGAACCCGCCCAGCGAGGCGCCGTGACGGAAGATCACCAGGAGCCCGAGGCCGACGAGCAGGTTGCCGGCGACGACGCCGTAGATCGTGTCGAGGCCGTCGAGCGGGAGCAGGTCGGCATGGACCCGCGTCATCGCCGAGACCGCGATGACGCAGCCCAGCGACCGGACCGTGAACCAGGTGCCCTTCTTGGAGAGCGCGAGGCCGAAGAACGGCAGGTTGACCAGAACGAACAGCACCTCGAACGGCAGCCCGGTCCAGTAGCTGGCCAACAGGCTCAGGCCGGCGGTGCCGCCGGTGACCGACCCGACCGACTGGATCAGGTAGAGACCCAGCGAGGTCACCACGATGCTGGTCACGTAGCCGAGCGCGTCCTCCAGCAGGGTGTGGGGGACGCGGATCGACTCGAGGGAATCTGCGAACGGCTCGGACACGACACTCATTCTGTGTGCCGTGCCCGAGCCGGGCAGAATTCACCAGGGCGAGACTTGCGTCACGTTTCCGCTGGTCAGACCATGTTTGTCCAGGTCAGGCAGGCACCCGCGCGAGGGCGCCGACGATCTCGTCGACCTTGGTCTTGGCGTCGCCGAAGAGCATCTGCGAGTTGTCCCGGAAGAAGAGCGGGTTCTGCACACCGGCATAGCCCGCGGCCATCGACCGCTTGAAGACGACGACGTTCTTGGCCTCCCAGACCCGCAGGACCGGCATGCCGGCGATCGGGCTGCTCGGGTCCTCGGCGGCGGCCGGGTTGACGGTGTCGTTGGCACCGATGACCAGGACGACGTCGGTCTCGGCCAGGTCGTCGTTGATCTCGTCCATCTCCAGGACGATGTCGTAGGGCACCTTCGCCTCGGCCAGCAGGACGTTCATGTGGCCCGGCAGGCGGCCGGCGACCGGGTGGATGCCGAAACGTACGTCCACGCCCTTGTCCCGCAGGATGCGGGTGAGCTCGGCGACCGGGTACTGCGCCTGGGCGACGGCCATGCCGTAGCCCGGGGTGATGACCACGGAGGAGGCGCCGGCGAGGAGCTCGGCGGTGTCCTCGGCGTTGATCTCGCGGTGCTCGCCGTAGTCGACGTCACCGGACGGCCCGGCCTCGATGCCGAACCCACCGGCGATGACCGAGATGAACGAGCGGTTCATCGCCTTGCACATGATGTAGGAGAGGTACGCACCGCTCGACCCGACCAGGGCACCGGTGACGATCAGCAGGTCGTTGCTCAGGAGGAAGCCCGAGGCGGCCGCGGCCCACCCGGAGTAGCTGTTGAGCATGGAGACCACGACCGGCATGTCGCCGCCACCGATGGAGGCGACCAGGTGCCACCCGAGCGCCAGCGCGACGACCGTGACGGCGATCAGCAGCGGGAGCGTCGGGTTGATGACGTAGACGACGGTCAGGATCACGAAGACGACGAGCGCGCCGATGTTGATCACGTTCTTGCCGGGCAGCATCAGCGGCGCCGACTTCATCCGCGCCGAGAGCTTCAGGAACGCGACGATCGAGCCGGTGAACGTCACCGCACCGATGAAGACGCCGATGAAGACCTCGGCGGAGTGGATGGCGCCACCGTGGATGTGGCCGGCGGCTGCCTCGAGGTGGCCGTTCCAGCCGATCAGGACGGCGGCCAGACCCACGAAGGAGTGGAGCAGCGCGATCAGCTCGGGCATGCCGGTCATCTCGACGACCTTGGCGCGCCACAGGCCGATGACCGCGCCGACGGCGACGGCGCCGGCCAGAACCAGGATCGCGGTCGTGGTGCCGGCGTCGACGACCTGGATGACGGTCGCGATGAGCGCCAGCGCCATGCCGGCGACGCCGTAGAGCCAGCCCTGCGAGGCGGTCTCGTGCTTGGACAGACCTGCCAGCGACAGGATGAAGAGGAGGGCGGCGACGAGGTAGGCGGCGCCGGCGATCGAGAAGATATCCATGACGTGTTACCTCAGGCCTTCCGGAACATCGAGAGCATGCGGCGGGTCACGGCGAAGCCACCGAAGATGTTGATGCTCGCCAGCAGGGTGGCGACACCCGCCAGGACCAGCACCACGTTGTCCGAGACGGTCAGCTGCAGCAGGGCGCCGACCACGACGATCCCGGAGATCGCGTTGGTCACCGACATCAGCGGGGTGTGCAGCGCGTGGTGTACGTGGCCGATCACGTAGAACCCGATCACCACCGAGAGCGTCAGTACGGTGAAGTGCCGGGTGATCTCGGCCGGGGCGACCGCGTTGAGCAGGAAGAGCGCGAGCGCACCGGTGCCGACGAGCGCGAGCTTCGCGCCGGCGGAGAGGGGCTTCTTCTCCTCCTTGACCGCGACCTCAGCCGGGGCGGCGGTCGCGGGGGCCGCCGAGACCTGGACCGGCGGGGGCGGCCAGAGCACGCCGCCGTCGTGCACGACGGTCAGGCCGCGCTGGACCTGGTCCTCGAGATCGAGGGCGAGCACGCCGTCCTTCTCGGGCGTGACCAGCTTCATCAGGTTCACCAGGTTGGTGCCGTAGAGCTGGCTGGACTGCGCGGGAAGGCGTGCGGGCAGGTCGGTGTAGCCGATGATCGTGACGCCGTTGGGCGTGGTGACGACCTCGTCCTTGATCGTGCCCTCGACGTTGCCGCCCATCGCAGCCGCCATGTCGACGATGACCGAGCCGGGCTTCATGGACGCCACGTCCGCGGCGGTGATCAGTCGGGGCGCCGGGCGTCCCGGGATCAGCGCGGTGGTGACGATGATGTCGACGTCCTCGGCCTGCTCGGAGTAGATCTCCGCGGCGCGCTGGTCGTAGGCCTCCGAGGTTGCCTTGGCGTAGCCGTCGGTCGACTTCTCGACCTCGACCTCGACCTTCAGGTATTCGCCACCGAGCGACTTGACCTGGTCGGCGACCTCCGGACGGGGGTCGGTCGCGCGCACGATCGCACCCAGCGAGCTCGCGGCGCCGATGGCAGCCAGACCGGCCACACCGGCACCGGCCACGAGAACCTTCGCCGGCGGCACCTTGCCCGCCGCGGTCACCTGGCCGGTGAAGAAGCGGCCGAAGTGGTGGGCGGCCTCGACGACGGCGCGGTAGCCGGCGATGTTGGCCTGGCTGGAGAGGATGTCCATGGACTGCGCCCGCGAGATACGCGGCACCGCGTCCATCGCGAACGCGTCGACCTTGCGGGCGGCCAGGGCGTCGAGCAGCTCACCGCTCTGCGCCGGCGCGAGCGGGGCGACCAGCGTGGCGCCGCTCTTCAGCAGCTCGACCTCGCCGACGGAGGGGGCGTTGACCCGGAAGACCAGGTCGGCACCCCACGCGTCGGCGGCCGTGCCGATGCGGGCGCCGGCCTCGGCGTACGCCTCGTCCTTGAAGCTGGACGCCTCCCCGGCGCCACCCTCGATGACGACGTCATAGCCCAGACCGGTCAGCTGTTTGACGGTCGCGGGGGTGGCCGCGACCCGGGTCTCCCCGGGCTTCGTCTCTCGGGTCACTCCGATGAGCATCCTCGACTCCTTGGGTCTAGCTGCGCAGTGTCTTCAGTCTCCAGCATGGCGGGATCCCGGTCAGCCGATCTGCGTGTGACCGATGGATGACCGGCACCGGACCGGAACCCCACCGTGCTGGTTACCGGCCGGTAACGGTAGGGCAGATCAGCAGGTGGACACCAGGGTTGGCCGTTTGTATCGGTCCAAGACCTGTGGTCTTCCTCACGGTCTCACGGCTGGGTCCCGCCGCTGCTCGAGCGCTACGCATCCATCGTGGCGACCCACCGGCGGATGCGGGAGTACCCACTATTTACTGCGGTACTTACCCGCTGGTGGGTCTCGAGTCCCAGCGGAGGGCCGCACCGTGGCCCCGGAACCAGCCGACCGCCCGTCCGTCGACCGCGAGACAGAAGTGATGGTCCGCGTCGGGTGGGTTGGGCGCCCCGGCGGCGAGGGACGGAATCACCCGGGGACCCTCCAGGCTGATCCAGTGGCAGCGGCCGGCCGCCACGAGCGTACGCATGCGGGTCTCGAGCTCGGCTCGATCGTGCTCGTCCAGGTAGGCCGCGGCTGCGCTGTGATGGACCACCGGGGTGCCGCCCGAGGCGGCGGCGATCTCCAGCGCGTCGTCCAGCCGGTCGAGCATGTCGCCGGCGAGGAGCCGGGGCGGCTCGGCCCGGGTCACCTCGATCGCCGCGGCCAGACGGTCGCGGCGCTCGTCGTGACCCGGCCAGATCAGGGTGAGCAGCCAGCTCATGTCCTCCTCGTCGGTGACGTCGAGCGGGTTGAGGTCGATCCCGACGCGGGCGGTGATACGCGGATGCGCGACCGGGACCGGGACCGGCCCGAGCGACGGGATCCGGAGCATCGGCCCGCCCGAGCCGCGGAGCTCGCCCGCGCCGTCCCAGCGGTAGTCGTAGCGGTCGGGATAGAGGCAGAGCCCGGCGCTGGCGCCGAGCTCGACGAGGGCGACCGGACCGTTTCCGAGCATGCCGAGCGCCGGGATCAGCGCAGTCAGCCGGGCGACCTCGTTGGTCTGCGTACGCCGGGAGAGGATCGTCGCGCGTACCGCCGGCCACTCGGGTCCGAGGAGCATCGCCCGCAGGTCGTCGTAGGGCCCGGGCTCCAGGCCGTGCCACCGAGCCGCGGCGAAGACGAGGTTGGCCTGCTGCTTCAGCGTCGGCAGGTCGCTCAGCACCCGGAGCACCTCCGGGTCGTCGGCGACGCTGCTCGCCCAGGCGAGATAGCAGGGCGAGGTGGACATCTCGGCGGCGTGGAGCAGGTAGCTCGCTCGGATGTCGGTCAGGTCGTTCAGCGGCAGCATGGCGCCTCCTCCTCGGACGGGTCGAGAGCTCACCGTGCCGCCGCAGGACCGGGTGGCGCGATGTCGATCGAGTCGACATGGCGCCGGAGCCGTTCCGTGGGCGAGAGTGTGGTCGTGACGGAGTGGATCACGACGCGGGAGGCGGCTCAGCGCCTCGGGGTGAAGCGCACGACGCTCTACACCTATGTCAGCCGGCAACTGCTCACCCGGCGACGCAGCGGCGGCGAGAGCCTGTTCGACCGCGCCGAGATCGACGCGCTGGCCAGCACCCGTCACCATCCCGGCTCCCCGCTCGGCGTGCTGCCGATGCGCTCGGTCCGCTCGAACGTGAGCGAGGTACGCGAGGGCGAGCTGTTCCTGCGCGGAGTGCCCCTCGCCGATCTCGCCGACGAGCCGGTTGGACGAGGTGGCCGATCTCGTCCTGGGCCCAACCCCCTCGGTGGCCGTCGAGGTCCCCGCCCACCTGGCTGCGCTGCCGCTCGACCGCCGGCTCCCCGCACTGGCGCAGTGGGCGGGGTCCCACGGCGAGTGGGTCGGGCCGGCCGCGGCTGCCGGCGTCGCCAAGGGCCTGCTCCGGGCGGCACCGCTCGCGCTCCGCGGCCGCGCCGACCGGGACCGACCGACGCCCGAGACGATCTTCGCCGCCGTCGCCGGGCGTCCGGGAGGCCCTCGGGAGGTCGCCACGCTCAACACCACGCTGGTCGCGCT includes:
- a CDS encoding fatty acid desaturase, whose amino-acid sequence is METANSTVPDGSTEQWRDKKRYLWLLGLVVPILGFIAIGGWHLTDIGAFLWTGPIIILIVVPAIDLFAGLDQSNPPDDMIEALENDRYYRWIVYSYLPLQYAVFIGGMAIAAHGALDGHTLSMVDRVGLAISVGCVGGIGINTAHELGHKREDVERWLSKIALAQSFYGHFYIEHNRGHHVRVATPEDPASSKVGESFYAFWPRTVSGSLKSAWRLEKKRYARRDQHPFRIGNDVLNAWLMSAVLWGALIVWLGPVVIPFLLIQAVVGFSLLEVINYMEHYGMLRQKTGRRYERVDPSHSWNSNNIATNVLLYHLQRHSDHHANPVRRYQTLRDYKESPVLPTGYAGMILLAILPPVWRRVMDPRVLAHFDGDMSRANILPRKREKILAKYPPPAADRAEAGDDTVAQVIAAEVLAARCPGCGYTYRVEEGNESEGFAAGTAWADVPDDWCCPDCGVREKVDFVPLASDSVES
- the ppgK gene encoding polyphosphate--glucose phosphotransferase encodes the protein MTTSLPFGIDFGGTGIKGAPIDLATGEFAEERVRIPTPEHSTPDAIAEIFVDLLAQFPDYDGKVGVTVPGVVRHGVVHSAANIDKSWIGADADAIFTAATGRDVHVVNDADAAGLAEVRYGAAKGRRGLVIMTTLGTGIGSALLYDGVLVPNSELGHLELDGHDAETRASNVARKREELSWKHWAKRLQKYYRHLEMLFSPDLFLVGGGVSKEAAEFLPLLELDTEIIPAKLLNTAGAVGAALYAEELATD
- a CDS encoding nitroreductase family protein, yielding MTVAKRAPQPGAEDLTEHLRDRWSVSVFDPAHELAEAEIRLLLEAVRWAPSAGNSQPWSFLVLPRGSAGHQTFVPHLSRGNSGWVPRASAVVVAIAQVGADPDGNGPKWADYSYYDLGQAAAHLTVQAASLGLSSHQFAGFDHDAVAAAFGVPDWWKVMTGIAVGLHGDPAEVDPRDAERERRERVRRPLEEIAYADKWGTPWV
- a CDS encoding DUF4365 domain-containing protein; translated protein: MEQLQEGYVASVAATAGAIAEFRKRDMHKYDVELSRQPDVGFEEVAVRLQLKSTTTIRPQPHETHIKFRFKTREDFNSLAMPRDTIKHILVVMVVGADQRAWTEASHDVLSLRHCCYWINLEGQVAPDVPKQPVVEVPRSNVFDASSVTAILDRIEQGQKP
- a CDS encoding YitT family protein → MSVVSEPFADSLESIRVPHTLLEDALGYVTSIVVTSLGLYLIQSVGSVTGGTAGLSLLASYWTGLPFEVLFVLVNLPFFGLALSKKGTWFTVRSLGCVIAVSAMTRVHADLLPLDGLDTIYGVVAGNLLVGLGLLVIFRHGASLGGFNILALVLQERLNLRAGYVQMGLDLGVILLALVVVSPATVLLSALGAVVLNIILAFNHRPGRYLA
- the pntB gene encoding Re/Si-specific NAD(P)(+) transhydrogenase subunit beta; this encodes MDIFSIAGAAYLVAALLFILSLAGLSKHETASQGWLYGVAGMALALIATVIQVVDAGTTTAILVLAGAVAVGAVIGLWRAKVVEMTGMPELIALLHSFVGLAAVLIGWNGHLEAAAGHIHGGAIHSAEVFIGVFIGAVTFTGSIVAFLKLSARMKSAPLMLPGKNVINIGALVVFVILTVVYVINPTLPLLIAVTVVALALGWHLVASIGGGDMPVVVSMLNSYSGWAAAASGFLLSNDLLIVTGALVGSSGAYLSYIMCKAMNRSFISVIAGGFGIEAGPSGDVDYGEHREINAEDTAELLAGASSVVITPGYGMAVAQAQYPVAELTRILRDKGVDVRFGIHPVAGRLPGHMNVLLAEAKVPYDIVLEMDEINDDLAETDVVLVIGANDTVNPAAAEDPSSPIAGMPVLRVWEAKNVVVFKRSMAAGYAGVQNPLFFRDNSQMLFGDAKTKVDEIVGALARVPA
- a CDS encoding Re/Si-specific NAD(P)(+) transhydrogenase subunit alpha, producing the protein MLIGVTRETKPGETRVAATPATVKQLTGLGYDVVIEGGAGEASSFKDEAYAEAGARIGTAADAWGADLVFRVNAPSVGEVELLKSGATLVAPLAPAQSGELLDALAARKVDAFAMDAVPRISRAQSMDILSSQANIAGYRAVVEAAHHFGRFFTGQVTAAGKVPPAKVLVAGAGVAGLAAIGAASSLGAIVRATDPRPEVADQVKSLGGEYLKVEVEVEKSTDGYAKATSEAYDQRAAEIYSEQAEDVDIIVTTALIPGRPAPRLITAADVASMKPGSVIVDMAAAMGGNVEGTIKDEVVTTPNGVTIIGYTDLPARLPAQSSQLYGTNLVNLMKLVTPEKDGVLALDLEDQVQRGLTVVHDGGVLWPPPPVQVSAAPATAAPAEVAVKEEKKPLSAGAKLALVGTGALALFLLNAVAPAEITRHFTVLTLSVVIGFYVIGHVHHALHTPLMSVTNAISGIVVVGALLQLTVSDNVVLVLAGVATLLASINIFGGFAVTRRMLSMFRKA
- a CDS encoding DUF2332 domain-containing protein, with protein sequence MLPLNDLTDIRASYLLHAAEMSTSPCYLAWASSVADDPEVLRVLSDLPTLKQQANLVFAAARWHGLEPGPYDDLRAMLLGPEWPAVRATILSRRTQTNEVARLTALIPALGMLGNGPVALVELGASAGLCLYPDRYDYRWDGAGELRGSGGPMLRIPSLGPVPVPVAHPRITARVGIDLNPLDVTDEEDMSWLLTLIWPGHDERRDRLAAAIEVTRAEPPRLLAGDMLDRLDDALEIAAASGGTPVVHHSAAAAYLDEHDRAELETRMRTLVAAGRCHWISLEGPRVIPSLAAGAPNPPDADHHFCLAVDGRAVGWFRGHGAALRWDSRPTSG